One Cellulomonas sp. WB94 genomic window, CGGCGTGACCGCGGGCTTCATCGGCGGCGTCGGCGACGAGCTGCTGTCGGCTCTGTCGAACATCTTCCTGGTCATCCCCGCGCTGCCGCTCATCATCATCATCGCGGGGCAGCTGCCCTCGTCGGGCGAGCTGACGGTCGCGTTCGTCATCTCGATCACCGGGTGGGCGTGGGGGTCGCGCATCCTGCGGGCCCAGACGCTCTCGCTGCGGCGGCGCGACTTCGTGGAGGCCGCCCGGGCCAACGGCGAGTCGCTGTGGCGGATCGTCATGTTCGAGATCCTGCCCAACCTCACGGCGATCATCGCGTCGAGCTTCGTCGGGACCGTGACGTTCGCGATCCTCTCGGAGATCACGCTCGCGTTCATCGGCGTGACCTCGATCAGCGACTGGAACTGGGGCACGATCCTGTTCTGGGCGCAGTCCAACCAGGCCCTCGCCCGCGGCGCGTGGTGGTGGTTCGTGCCCGCCGGGCTCTGCATCGCGCTGCTCGGCATGGCGCTGTCGCTGATCAACTTCGGCATCGACGAGTTCGTGAACCCGCGCCTGCGCAACACCGGGCAGAACGCGCGCACGATGCGGCGCCGCGGGATCCGGGCCCGCATCGGGTTCACACCCGTCGCCGTTCCCGCGCAGCCCGCGCCGCTCGCGCAGCCTGCCGCCCCCGCACAGCCCGCCGGACCCGGACGGAAGGACGAGGCATGACCGCCACGACGACGACCCCGCGCGCGCCCGGCGTCCCGGCAGCCAACCGGGTCCCGGTGCTCGAGGTCCGCAACCTGAGCGTCGACTACGGGTACGGCGACTCCCCGACCCACGTCCTGCGCAACACCTCGCTCACGCTGCACCGCGGCGAGGTCCTCGGCCTCGCCGGGGAGTCGGGCTGCGGCAAGTCGACGCTCGCGTACGCCGCGACCCGGCTGCTGCCGCCGCCGGGGCTCATCACCGGCGGGGAGGTCATCTTCACCGACCGCTCCGGGACGAGCGTCGACCTGCTGCGGCTCGACGACGCCCAGCTGCGCGCGTCCCGCTGGCGCGACACCGCGATCGTGTTCCAGGGCGCGATGAACTCGCTCAACCCGGTCTTCCGGATCGGTCGGCAGCTCACGGACGCCATCCGGGCGCACCGGCCCGACGAGCCCCGGCAGGTCAGCGCCGAGCGCGCAGCCGAGACGCTCGAGATGGTCGGGATCGCCGCCGACCGCCTGCGCTCCTACCCCCACCAGCTCTCGGGCGGCATGCGTCAGCGCGTGATGATCGCGATGGCGCTCGCCCTCGAGCCGCAGGTGCTCATCATGGACGAGCCGACGACCGCCCTCGACGTCGTGATGCAGCGCCAGATCATCGAGCAGATCTCCGAGCTGCGCGAGCGTCTCGGGTTCTCGGTCGTCTTCATCACGCACGACGTCTCGCTGCTCATCGAGATCGCCGACCGCATCGCGATCATGTACGCGGGCGAGATCGTCGAGGACGCCCCCGCCGAGGACGTCTACCGCCGCCCGCGCCACCCGTACGCGCACGGCCTGCTCCGCTCGTTCCCGCCGCTGCACGGTCCGCGCCGCGAGCTCGGGGGCATCCCGGGGTCACCGCCGGACCTGCTGCACCTCGCACCCGGCTGCCCGTTCGCGGCGCGCTGCCCGCACGCGTTCGACCTCTGCCGGACCGACCGGCCCGTCCTCGGCCCGACGGCCTTCACGGCCACCGAGCCGTCCAGGCTCGTCGCGTGCCACCTGCACTCGGGTGGTGTCGTGCCCCCGGAGCTCACCGTGGGCGTGCCGGCCTGACCTGTGGCGCCGGCTCGACCTGTCGTGCCCGGCTGACCTGTGCGGGGACCTTCGGCTCTGGCATCGGCGAGCTGCGCGAGGTCGAGTAGGCGCAGGAGGTGGTCCCATGTCCAGGTGTCGTTCATGCCGGGGTCGCGCACGTGACGGTCGGGCGTGCACGTGCGGGCCGCGTCGGCCCTCGGGGGCGGCCGCGACCGGGGCGCTCACCGCGGCGGCGGTCGCGGGCACGGTCGCCACGCTGCGGTCCAGGGCCCTGCGCTGGGGCGCGACGCGCGCCGAGGTGGACTCGGCGCTGCCGGGCGACGAGCTCATCCTGCATCCCGGGCTCTCGGCCACGCGAGCGATCACCATCCGGGCCGACGCGGGCGCGGTGTGGCCGTGGGTCGCGCAGCTCGGTCAGGGCCGCGGCGGGTTCTACAGCTATGACGCGCTCGAGAACCTCGTCGGCTGCAAGATCCACAGTGCCGACGACATCGTCCCCGAGTGGCAGTCGATCGCGGTCGGTGACGAGGTCCGGCTGCATCCCGACGGTGGGCTGCGGGTCGCCCTGGTCGACCCCGGGCGCGCGCTCGTCCTGCGCGGCGGGGTCCCGATGGGCGCGACGCCGCCGCCGTACGACTTCACGTGGACCTTCGTCGTCCAGGATGCGCCCCGTGGCAGCGTGCGGCTGCTCGTCCGCGAGCGCTACGGGTACGTCAAGGACTGGGCCCCTCTGCTCGTCGAGCCGGTCTCGTTGATCAGCTTCCTCATGAGCCGGCGCATGCTGCTCGGCATCAAGGAACGGGCCGAGCGGCCGGCCGACCTCACAGGTGAGGGCACCGACAGCCTCACCTGACACCTCCCGCCGGCCGATGCTGAGGGTGTGCCCCTTCCGCCCGACGACATCCCGGCGTCCCCCACCGGTCGAGTTCCTCAGTGGGTCCTCGACGAGGCGGCGGCCCGGTCCGCCGAGCCCCCGGGTCTGCGGGTCGCCTGGTCGGCACCACCGGCGCCACCCGCACCGGCACGTCGGAGCGGCCGGGTCCCGACCTCGGTCACGGTGAGCCTCGTCGTCGTCGCGGCGCTGGCGGGCGCCTC contains:
- a CDS encoding SRPBCC family protein, which encodes MSRCRSCRGRARDGRACTCGPRRPSGAAATGALTAAAVAGTVATLRSRALRWGATRAEVDSALPGDELILHPGLSATRAITIRADAGAVWPWVAQLGQGRGGFYSYDALENLVGCKIHSADDIVPEWQSIAVGDEVRLHPDGGLRVALVDPGRALVLRGGVPMGATPPPYDFTWTFVVQDAPRGSVRLLVRERYGYVKDWAPLLVEPVSLISFLMSRRMLLGIKERAERPADLTGEGTDSLT
- a CDS encoding ABC transporter permease, with amino-acid sequence MTGLVILAVFTVLAVIGSWISPYDPSALSAATMSPPSAQHWLGTTNLGQDILSQILVGTRGVMIVGLAAGIIATALAVIIGVTAGFIGGVGDELLSALSNIFLVIPALPLIIIIAGQLPSSGELTVAFVISITGWAWGSRILRAQTLSLRRRDFVEAARANGESLWRIVMFEILPNLTAIIASSFVGTVTFAILSEITLAFIGVTSISDWNWGTILFWAQSNQALARGAWWWFVPAGLCIALLGMALSLINFGIDEFVNPRLRNTGQNARTMRRRGIRARIGFTPVAVPAQPAPLAQPAAPAQPAGPGRKDEA
- a CDS encoding ABC transporter ATP-binding protein; its protein translation is MTATTTTPRAPGVPAANRVPVLEVRNLSVDYGYGDSPTHVLRNTSLTLHRGEVLGLAGESGCGKSTLAYAATRLLPPPGLITGGEVIFTDRSGTSVDLLRLDDAQLRASRWRDTAIVFQGAMNSLNPVFRIGRQLTDAIRAHRPDEPRQVSAERAAETLEMVGIAADRLRSYPHQLSGGMRQRVMIAMALALEPQVLIMDEPTTALDVVMQRQIIEQISELRERLGFSVVFITHDVSLLIEIADRIAIMYAGEIVEDAPAEDVYRRPRHPYAHGLLRSFPPLHGPRRELGGIPGSPPDLLHLAPGCPFAARCPHAFDLCRTDRPVLGPTAFTATEPSRLVACHLHSGGVVPPELTVGVPA